DNA from Variovorax sp. V213:
GCTGCACGCCAGGCGCATGCTGCACGTGCCGGCAAGATCCATGAGAGCGACGACTTACTTTGCCGGTGCCATCGGCGGTGCCTCCGAGATGACGCTGCTGTCCGAATCGGCCGGCGCGCGCACCGACTTGGTGGCTGCAGCGCACAGCCTGCGCCTGGTGGTGGTGACCATCGCCATTCCGTTCGCGATGCAGTGGAGCGGGCTGCACGGGCTGGAAATCAACCCGCCAGGCGCGCGCGAAGTCAATGCGGGCGGGCTCCTGCTGCTGGCGCTGGCCACGGGTGTCGGCGGCCTGGCGATGCGCGCGCTGAAGCGCACCAACCCATGGTTCATCGGGCCGCTGCTGGTGGCCATGGGCTTCACCATCGCGGGCCAGTCGCTGTCGGCGGTGCCCACGTGGATGTCGAACGCGGCCCAGCTGGTGATCGCGGTGAGCCTGGGCGTGCGCTTCAGCCGCGAGTTCTTGCACACGGCGCCGCGCTGGCTGGGATCGGTCGCCCTGGGCACCTTCGGCATGCTGCTGTTGTGTGGCGCCGTGGCGTGGCTGCTGGCCTGGGCGACGGGGCTGCATCCGGCCACGATGACCCTGGCCACCTCGCCCGGCGGCATTGCGGAAATGTCGATCACCGCCAAGGTGCTGCAGCTCGGCGTGCCGGTAGTGACGGCTTTCCAGGTGTGCCGGCTGGTGGCGGTGCTGCTGCTGGTGGGGCCGATGTACCGGTGGGTCTACGGGCGCAAATGAACGCCTGGGCCTGAAAAAGACACAAAAAAAGCGCCCATTGGGCGCTTTTTGCGATCGGCGGGCGTATTTCAGTGCACGAGCACCGGCGTGTGGGCCAGTTCGGCATAGCCCTCGAGCGTGTCTTCGACCTCTTCCTGCGTTGGCGTGTTGAGCTGCCAGGCGGCAATCTGCTGCTGGAACAGTTCGGCCCAGGAACCGTCGAGGTAGACCTCCTTGCCAGAACGCTTGTCGACGATCTCGAAGCCGTGGCGTTCCAGAACCGGCACATTGGGTTGCGCGGGTGTATCACTTTCGTTCGGCTGCACGTGCACGACGACGAAGGACTCCGAGTCATAGAGCATGTTCATTGCGGGGCCTGTGAGGATGTCGATAGCGTTCATGAGGCTTAGATAGCAATCAACGCGCCAGTTTCAAGAAGGGTTGTCGCATCGCTGTCACAACGGTGTTTCTTTACTTGATTTGTACGCTCAGCTGGCCGGACCCGCGGGAAGGGTTTCGCGCAACTGCATGTCGGCGAAATCGCCGTTGGGCTGTGTCAGTTTCATCCGTACGGGTAGGTACCCCATTGCCGGCGCGAGCCAGATTTCGACTTTGTCGTCGAACTCGCGCCGCGGGTTGCGCGTGAGCTTGCGCACCGCGTAATCACCGGCCGGCACCGTCATCTGCTCTTCGCCTTCGATGTTGAACACCCAGACGCCCGCATCGCGCGGCCCGACCGTCTGGACGGAAATGCGGCTGCCGGCCGGATAGCGGGCCGGATCGCCGGCCAGCATGCCGCCCAGCTGCATCACCACGCTGAGCCGGTCTTGCGCGCCCGGAAGCAGGGGCACGCTCGGCGCGTTGTTACTGAACATCACCTTTCCCTGGTCGCGCAGGAAGTGCGAGGCCACCTCGCCCTTGCGGCTCTCGGAGAAGCGCGCCGGTTCGATGCCGGTGGCGCCGATCTGGCCGGTGCTGTGCTGGCTGCGAATGGTCCTGAACAGGAATTTGAGCGACAGCCGGGCGTCGTAGCTGCTGCCGTCCTGCAGCCACACCAGGTCGCCGAAAACGCCCTGCATCGGCGAGGCGCCCTGCTGGCCCGTGACCGCGAAGGCCAGTTTCACGGAGCCCGGAATGCGCAAAGCTTCAGGTCCGACCACGTTGCCCGCCGTGGCGGAAGCCGCGCCCGCCGACTCGCCGGGCGTGCCGTTCTCCATGCCGGTGTTCGCCGTGCTGCCCCCGCCGCCCAGTGCAACGCCTGTCGGGGCGCTTGCCGCCGGCTCAGGAGCTGTTGCTCCTGAATCGGTAGCATTCTGTGCCATGAGATCGGGCGTTTCCGGCGGGTTCTGTTCCGAAACCTGGGGCGTCGGCGTCTGCGCCGGTGCCGACGCCGGCTTGGGCCTGGACGGCTCGCGCGGCCGCCGCGGTTTTGCGGATGGCGGTGGTTTGGCTTGGGCGGGGGGCGCCGCGGCAGCCGGTTTTTCCGCAGCCGGCGGTGCGATCACGATGGTCCGGGTAATGAACTTGTTCGCGAGCGGCGAGGGCTCAGGCCCCATGGCGGTCGGCGCCAGCCCCAGCAGCAGCACATGGACCAGCGCCACCGCCAGCGTCAACCCGGCCAGCGCCCGCCACGAGGGGCGGCCGGGAGGGACGGTGGACGGCGGCAGGGGGGCGACGAGCGTCGGCATGGGGAGGTGGAGTGGGCGCCAGCGCGGAGGTTCACCAAGAGCACCTCGGTACACTGCCGCCCGTTCAACCAGTTTAGTGGGCGCGGCGCCGGCTCTCGTGTTCGCGCCGTGTCCTTCATCACGCATTTGCCATCATGAAACTCGCCACCCTGAAGGACGGCTCGCGCGACGGCCAGCTCGTCGTCGTCTCGCGCGACCTCACGCTCGCCCACTACGCCACCGGCATCGCGAGCCGGCTGCAGCAGGTGCTGGACGACTGGGGCTTCATGAGCCCGCAGTTGCAGGACCTGTACAACGCCGTCAACACGGGCCGCGCGCGCCATTCCTTCCCCTTCGACCCCTCGATGTGCATGGCGCCCCTGCCGCGCGCCTACCAGTGGGCCGACGGCTCGGCCTACCTGAACCACGTCGAGCTGGTGCGCAAGGCGCGCAACGCCGAGGTGCCCGAGAGCTTCTACACCGACCCGTTGATGTACCAGGGCGGCAGCGACGACTTCCTCGGTCCGACCGACGACGTGGTCGTGCCCAGTGAAGCCATGGGCATCGACTTCGAGGCCGAGATCGCGGTGATCACCGGCGACGTGAAGATGGGCGCCACGCCTGACCAGGCCCTCGACGGCATCCGCCTGGTGATGCTGGCCAACGACGTGAGCCTGCGCAACCTGATTCCGGCCGAGCTGGCCAAGGGTTTCGGTTTCTTCCAGAGCAAACCGGCCACGGCCTTCAGCCCCGTGGCCGTGACGCTCGACGAGATCGGCGAAGCCTGGCAGGACGGCCGCGTGCACCTCACGCTGCAAAGCAGCTGGAACGGCCGCAAGGTCGGCATGTGCGACGCCGGGCCCGAGATGACCTTTCACTTCGGCCAGCTCATCGCCCACATCGCGAAGACGCGCAACGTGCGCGCCGGCAGCATTGTCGGCAGCGGCACCGTGAGCAACAAGGGCGTGGAAAGGAATGGCCAGATGGACTGGCCCAAGGGCTACTCGTGCATCGCGGAGAGGCGCTGCATCGAGACCATCCAGGGCGGCGAGCCCGTCACTGAATTCATGAAGTTCGGCGACACGATCCGCATCGAGATGAAGGGCCTGGACGGCCGCTCGCTGTTCGGTGCGATCGACCAGGAGATCGTGGCGACCAGCGGACGGCCCAAGGTGGCGCCGGTGTCGCTGGTGAATCCGCAGGCCGAGGAAGACGGCGAAGACTGAAGCCGCCGCGCTTCGCGGGCATCGCGCCCGCCATGGCTATGATCCTCCCGCTGCCGCGACTCGGAATCATTCGCGAGCGGCAGTGCGTTCGGCGGCTGCCTCCGCGGTCGCCATTCAAACCAAGAAAAACGGGAGTTTCCAATGCGTTATTTGCCTATTGCCGCCGCCGTCGTTGCGGCCTTCGCCCTCGTCGGCTGCGAAACCATGAAGAACGCCGATACCGGCGCGCTCACCCAGGCGGGCGGCTCGGCCTTCAAGGCCATGTCGCTGAGCGACGGAGAGATCGCCACGATGTCCGACCAGTCGTGCGCCGCCATGGACCAGAAGAACCAGATCGCGCCGGCCAGCAGCCGCTACGCCACGCGCCTGAACCAGGTCATCAAGCAGATGCCAACCACCGTGAACGGCAAGACCGCCAACTACAAGGTCTACATGACCAAGGACGTGAATGCCTGGGCCATGGCCAACGGCTGCATCCGCGTGTACAGCGGCCTCATGGACCTGATGAACGACGACGAGCTGCGCGGCGTCATCGGCCACGAGATCGGCCACGTGGCGCTGGGCCATTCGAAGTCGCGCATGCAGACGGCCTACGCCGCCTCGGCCGTTCGCGGTCTGGCCGGCGCCGCCGGTGGCGTGGTGGCCCAGCTGTCGCAGTCGCAAGCCGGCGACCTGGGCGAGAAGTTCGTCAACGCGCAGTTCTCGCAAGCGAACGAAAGCGCGGCCGACAACTATTCCTTCGACCTGCTCACTGAACGCAAGCTCGAGCGCAAGGGGCTGGTCAGCGCGTTCGACAAGCTCGCGAAGCTCAACGGCGGCGCCACCGGCAGCTCGCTCATGAGTTCGCATCCGCCATCGGCCGAGCGTTCGGCGCGCATGCAAAAGCGCCTGGACGCCGCCAAGTAGAGCAGCGGGCTACGGCGTTTCCTCTGTCGCGCGCAGCAGCAGTTCCTTCTGCGTGCGTATCCCCAGCCGGCGGAACGCCCGGTACTGGTGGGTACGCACCGTGGTCAGCTCGATGCCCACGGCGCGCGCCACCTGCTTGGCGGTTTTGCCGGCCAGCAGGTGGCCGATGACCTCGCGTTCGCGCAGGCTCAGGGTCATCAGGCGCGAGGCGAGGGCGGGCGCCACCGCTTCGCGCGCGCCCATCGCGCTGCGGCCATGGGCCAGAGTGGCATCGGCCAGCAGCGTGGCGTGGCCTTCGATCTTCGCGAAGTCGGCGGCATCGAATTCGGGCTGCGCAAGGCTGCGGTAGAAGCTCACCGCCACGCGCTGGCCAGCCGGCGTCAGCAGCAGCACCGAGGCACGTTCGCGAATGCCCACGTCGCCATAGCAGGCCGCACGATAGGCGGGGTCGGCCACCTCGTCGGCGCGCTGGTGGCCCAGCCAGAGTTGTGGGCGCTTGGGCAGCTTGCGCGACGCGAGCCATGTCATGTTGGGATCGAGCAGGTCGAAGCGCTGCGCCACGTAGCGCTCGGTCGTGCGTTCGGCCGTGCTGCCGTAGCTGCTGGCGGCCGACACCGCCTCGATGCGGCCGGTGGCATCGACCGCGAACACGGTGCAGAAGGTCACGGGCATCGCGCGGTGCATGGCCGCGAGACAGCTGGCCGCCAGATGCGGCGTGGCGACACCCGCCAGCACGTCGCCGACGATGGCCGCGGACAACACGGTGCCTGCGGCGGGGTGAATGCGCCAGCGTCTCATGGGAGCAGATAAGCCAAGGGTAATTACTTCGTACGAAGTTATGACAGTGGCCGGCGCCGCACATCGGGACAATCCCGCTGCATGACGAACCCCACCATTGCGGTCGCCGCGGTGGCACCCGGCACGCGCGCCGCCGATGCCGCGACAGGCCCCGTGCCGCCAATGGCCAGTGCCAACGAACTGCCCCCCTCCGTCGGCGCCTTTCACTACACGCGCTACAAGCCCTGGACCCCGCCGCTGGAACATGGCGGCGTGGAGCCCGGCCGGCACCCTGTGGTGATCGCGGGCGGCGGACCTGTCGGGATGGCGCTCGCGCTGGGGCTTGCGAACCAGGGCGTGCGCTGCGTGATTCTCGAAGCCGACGACACGGTGTGCGTGGGCAGCCGCGCGGCCTGCATCTCGCGCCGCAGCCTCGAGATCATGGAACGGCTCGGCGTGCTGCCTGCCTTCATGGCCAAGGGGCTGCCGTGGACCGGCGGTCGCAGCTTCTACAGGACGTCCGAGGTTTTTCGGTTCGAGATGCCGCACGACGAGCACCAGAAGCTGCCGCCGATGATCAACCTCGAGCAGTACTACATCGAGCAGTACCTGCTGGAAGAGATCTTCCGCCGCAACGAAAGGGCGCCGGGGCTCATCGACATCCGCTGGGGCACCGAGCTCACCGCCATCGCGCAGGATGAAGACGGCGTGACCCTCGACGTGCGCAACCCCGAGGGCGCCTATCGGCTTCAGGGCCAGTGGCTCGCGGCATGCGACGGTGGCCAGAGCTTCGTGCGCAAGGCGCTGGGGCTCGCGCTCGAGGGCACGGGCTACGAAGGCCGCTACGTGATCATCGACATCGAGCTGCACAGCGAGCACCCGACCGAGCGCCGCGCGTGGTTCGATCCGCCGTGGAACCCGGGCTCGACCGTGCTGATGCACCGCCAGCCCGACGACATCTGGCGCATCGACTACCAGCTGCGCGCGGGGCAAAGCACCGAGGAGGCGCTGCAGCCGGCCGCGGTGGCCGAGTTCGTGCAGCGCCATCTCGATGCCATCGGCGAAGGCCACCTGCCTTGGAAGACGGTGTGGACCTCGGTCTACCGCGCGGGCGCGATGACGCTCGAGAGCTATCGGCACGGCCGCGTTCTCTTCGCCGGCAATGCGGCGCACGCCATGCCGATCTTCGGCGTGCGCGGCCTCAATTCGGGCTTCGACGACGCGGACAACCTGGCCTGGAAGCTGGCCTTCGTGGCGCGCGGCCTGTCGGACCCGGCGCTGCTCGATTCATACTCGCAAGAACGCATCGCGGCTTTTCACGTGAATGCCGAGAACGCGATGCGCAGCACCGAGTTCATGTCGCCGCCTTCGCGCGGCTTCGATCTGCTGCGCGAGGCCGCGCTTTCGTTGTCGGAATCGCATCGCGGCATTGCTCAACTGATCAATCCTCGCCAGACGCAGGCTGTGCGCTACGAGGATTCGGCGCTGTCCAGTGAAGGCGATGCGCTGCCGGCGGGGCCGCTGCCCGGCGAGGTCGTGGCCGAGCAGCAGCTCGAGCAAGGCCATCTGACCGACTGGATCGGCCCGGTCTTCACCTTGCTGGTGCTGCAGCCGAAAGCCGATGCCGTCCCGCTGCCGGGCGACGAGGTGGCCCAAGCCTGCCGCGGTGCCGTGCCGTTCGCGGTTCGAACCATCGCGAGCCCGGGCGTCGAGGGTGCGGATGCGCATGCCGGCCTGTCCGTGTTCGAGGCGTTGGGTGCAACCGATGGGGCCGTCTATCTGCTGCGACCGGATGGACATGTGGCCGCGCGCTGGCAGCGCCTGCCGCGTGGCGCGTTGTTGGACGCGCTGGCGCGCGCCGCCGTTGCAACCAAGGAGTTTGCCGCATGACGACATCGCTTCACCCCGACGCGCGAGACCGTCTCTATGCCGACTGCGCGCGCGCCATCAGCGAAGCCGGCGCCGAGCGCGAATCGCTGTTTCTCGCGCGGCTCGCGCTGCTGCTGTTCGAGCAGGTCGGCGACGAGGCACGCTGCCGCCGCGCGCTGGCCGATGCGCTGCATGCGCTGCCCGTACCATCGCTGTCCGCAGCAGAATTACTACAAACCGGAGACTGATTGACATGAACCGCCGCACACTTCTTGCCACGCTCGCTTCGGGCGCCGCCGTGGCCGCCACGCCCTTCGCACGCGCGCAGGACTATCCCTCGCAGATGATCAAGTGGGTGGTGCCGTATCCCGCAGGCGGCGGCACCGACGTGATCGCGCGCACGCTGGCCGAGGCCATGCGCCAGACGCTGGGCCAGCAGATCGTCGTCGACAACCGCCCCGGCGCCTCCACCAACATCGGCGCCGACCTGGTCGCCAAGAGCAAACCCGACGGCTACACCGTGCTGTCGGCGGACAACGCCGTGCTGGCCTTCAACGAGCACCTGTTCACCAAGCTGCCGTTCAATCCCGAGAAAGACTTCACCTACATCGGCGCCATCGGCAAGTTTCCGCTCGCGCTGGTGGTCCACCCTGATTTCCCGGCCAAGAACTTCAAGGAGTTCCTGGCCTACGTGAAGGCCAATCCGGGCAAGGTCAACTACGCCTCGCCGGGCAACGGCTCGCCGCACCACCTGGCGATGGAAATGTTCAAGGTGCGCACCGGTACCTTCATTACCCACATCCCGTACCGCGGCGCGGCGCCCGCGATGGCCGACGTCATGGGCGGCCAGGTGCCGTGCATGTTCCTCGACCTGGCCTCGGGCCTGTCGATCATGCAGGCCAACAAGGTCCGCGTGCTCGCCATCGGCTCGGGCGCCCGCAGCAAGCTGCTGCCCAACGTGCCGACGCTGACGGAAGTAGGGGTACCCAATACCGAGGTGTTCGCGTTCCAGGGCGTGCTCGGCCCGGCCGGCCTCCCGCTCGCGGTGGTGGCCAAGCTCAACGGCGACCTGAACCGCGCGTTCGGCACGCCGGCCGTGCAGAAGCGCTTCGACGATTTCGGGATGGAAGCGATGCCCGGCACGCCGGCGCAGTTCGCGGCGCTGTCGCGTGCCGAATCGCAGCGCTGGGGCCCCATCATCAAGCAGGCCGGCGTCAAGCTGGACTGAAGGGCGCGAGGCTGGGAGCGGGCTATTTCTTCTCGTCGAAGACCTGGTCGTCTCGCTCCAGCACGCCGCTCTCGTCCCAGCTGCGCTCGCGGGTCACGCGGCCCTTGGCATCGAAACTCGATTCCGCCAGCAGCGTTCCCTTCTCGCTGAAGCGCTGGTGCTTGCCAATGGGCACTTGCCGGCCGCGGCCCACGACCAGGAAGCGGCCGTGAGCGGCGCGCTGGCCGCTGTCGTAATACTCGGTGATCTCGACCGTACGCGAATCGCCGGCACCGCGGTAGACGGACTTGCTGCGAAGCTGGCCATTGAGGTAATAGCTGTCGTCGCTGATGGGTTCGCCTGCAAGGTTCCAGCGCTGGTCGCGGATGAGCGCGCCCTTTTCGGAGAACTCCTGCTCGCGTTGCCGCACTGCGCTGCGCTCGAGCATCCGCCAGACCGTTTCGCGGCGCTTCACGCCTTCGGATGAAAACTGGCGTTCGGTGCGCTGGGTGCCGACGATCTCGTCCTGTACCGAGGGCTTGCCGTTGTCGTAGAAGTTCTGCGACCGCACGCGCTTGCCCGCCAGGTACGAGAGCCGCGAGCGCAAGATGCCGCGCTCATCGAAAAGCTCGACTTGCGATGGCCCGCCAGTGAACCCGCACAGCCCCGCGTCGTCTGCCGCCGGCGCGAGCATCGGCTTTTCGGCGCAGCGCAGTGCCGACATCTGGCCGCGCTCGGTGAACTCGACGAAGGCACGGTCGGTTCCGACATCGGGATAGAAGGTGACGCGGCGCAGTTGGCCGCTGGGATAGAAGCTGCGCACCAGCCCGCGCTCGCGGCCGTCGTCGTAGACGGCCTCGCGCACGACCTGCCCGTTGGGCGCGAACTCGCGCGCAAGGCCGTGGATGTTGCCGTTGGCGTTGAGGGCGTGCTCCTTGGCCAGCTTGCCTTTTTCGTAGAAGCGCGCAAGACCCATGAAGACCCCGTTCTGCAGTTGCTGCTCGCGCTGGATTTCACCGGTTTCGCGTTCCTTGCAGCGCACGAGCCCTGTCTTGCCCGCGATGCTGCTGGCGTCCGAAAGGTTGATGCTGCGGCCGTTGAGCTCGCAGTCGAGCGCGGCGTGAGCGGCGCCGGCCGCAAAAAAACAGAGCGCGGCCGCTGCAATGCGAGGCGCGACGACGCGAGCTCGCGCAAAAGCTGCGAGCCGGCTGGGGGCGGCCCGGCGCAGGAGGTTCATTTGTCGTAGAGAGCCGCCAGGGAGCGAAAGCCCTTGACCTCGATGGGGTTGCCGAACGGGTCGCAGAAGAACATGGTCCATTGCTCGCCCGGCTGGCCTTCGAAGCGCACCTGCGGGGCAAGCACGAAGTCCGTGTTCGCAGCCTTCAGCCGCTGGGCGAGCGCTTCCCAGTCAGGGAGTGCGAGCACGATGCCGAAATGAGGCATCGGCACCATCGTGTCGCCCACCCGCCCGGTGCGCGTGGTGGCGAACGGTTCGCCCAGATGCAGCGAGATCTGGTGGCCGAAGAAGTCGAAATCGACCCAGGTGTCGGTACTGCGGCCTTCGGCGCAGCCGAGGACGTTGCCATAGAAGCCGCGAGCCGCTTCGAGATCGCGGACGTGAAAGGCAAGATGGAAGATGCTCTGCATGGTTCCGGATTATGGGCAGCGGTGCTGTGAGAATGCCGGACTTTCTTTCATCGTGGAGCAAGCCTTGCGGATACTCCGGGCCCTGATTGCGCCATGGCGCAATACCGATTCGAAGGCGCCTT
Protein-coding regions in this window:
- a CDS encoding AbrB family transcriptional regulator; its protein translation is MSFRFLVRVLATLLLALAAAALCLALRTPLPWMIGPLLAVSLASIAGAPTASYTPLRNAGQWAIGTALGLYFTPQVVALVAGVWWAIALAIAWALLLGWGFGRWLHGLHARRMLHVPARSMRATTYFAGAIGGASEMTLLSESAGARTDLVAAAHSLRLVVVTIAIPFAMQWSGLHGLEINPPGAREVNAGGLLLLALATGVGGLAMRALKRTNPWFIGPLLVAMGFTIAGQSLSAVPTWMSNAAQLVIAVSLGVRFSREFLHTAPRWLGSVALGTFGMLLLCGAVAWLLAWATGLHPATMTLATSPGGIAEMSITAKVLQLGVPVVTAFQVCRLVAVLLLVGPMYRWVYGRK
- a CDS encoding DUF3567 domain-containing protein yields the protein MNAIDILTGPAMNMLYDSESFVVVHVQPNESDTPAQPNVPVLERHGFEIVDKRSGKEVYLDGSWAELFQQQIAAWQLNTPTQEEVEDTLEGYAELAHTPVLVH
- a CDS encoding DUF3108 domain-containing protein, with product MPTLVAPLPPSTVPPGRPSWRALAGLTLAVALVHVLLLGLAPTAMGPEPSPLANKFITRTIVIAPPAAEKPAAAAPPAQAKPPPSAKPRRPREPSRPKPASAPAQTPTPQVSEQNPPETPDLMAQNATDSGATAPEPAASAPTGVALGGGGSTANTGMENGTPGESAGAASATAGNVVGPEALRIPGSVKLAFAVTGQQGASPMQGVFGDLVWLQDGSSYDARLSLKFLFRTIRSQHSTGQIGATGIEPARFSESRKGEVASHFLRDQGKVMFSNNAPSVPLLPGAQDRLSVVMQLGGMLAGDPARYPAGSRISVQTVGPRDAGVWVFNIEGEEQMTVPAGDYAVRKLTRNPRREFDDKVEIWLAPAMGYLPVRMKLTQPNGDFADMQLRETLPAGPAS
- a CDS encoding fumarylacetoacetate hydrolase family protein, with the translated sequence MKLATLKDGSRDGQLVVVSRDLTLAHYATGIASRLQQVLDDWGFMSPQLQDLYNAVNTGRARHSFPFDPSMCMAPLPRAYQWADGSAYLNHVELVRKARNAEVPESFYTDPLMYQGGSDDFLGPTDDVVVPSEAMGIDFEAEIAVITGDVKMGATPDQALDGIRLVMLANDVSLRNLIPAELAKGFGFFQSKPATAFSPVAVTLDEIGEAWQDGRVHLTLQSSWNGRKVGMCDAGPEMTFHFGQLIAHIAKTRNVRAGSIVGSGTVSNKGVERNGQMDWPKGYSCIAERRCIETIQGGEPVTEFMKFGDTIRIEMKGLDGRSLFGAIDQEIVATSGRPKVAPVSLVNPQAEEDGED
- a CDS encoding M48 family metallopeptidase, producing MRYLPIAAAVVAAFALVGCETMKNADTGALTQAGGSAFKAMSLSDGEIATMSDQSCAAMDQKNQIAPASSRYATRLNQVIKQMPTTVNGKTANYKVYMTKDVNAWAMANGCIRVYSGLMDLMNDDELRGVIGHEIGHVALGHSKSRMQTAYAASAVRGLAGAAGGVVAQLSQSQAGDLGEKFVNAQFSQANESAADNYSFDLLTERKLERKGLVSAFDKLAKLNGGATGSSLMSSHPPSAERSARMQKRLDAAK
- a CDS encoding response regulator transcription factor → MRRWRIHPAAGTVLSAAIVGDVLAGVATPHLAASCLAAMHRAMPVTFCTVFAVDATGRIEAVSAASSYGSTAERTTERYVAQRFDLLDPNMTWLASRKLPKRPQLWLGHQRADEVADPAYRAACYGDVGIRERASVLLLTPAGQRVAVSFYRSLAQPEFDAADFAKIEGHATLLADATLAHGRSAMGAREAVAPALASRLMTLSLREREVIGHLLAGKTAKQVARAVGIELTTVRTHQYRAFRRLGIRTQKELLLRATEETP
- a CDS encoding FAD-dependent monooxygenase, translating into MTNPTIAVAAVAPGTRAADAATGPVPPMASANELPPSVGAFHYTRYKPWTPPLEHGGVEPGRHPVVIAGGGPVGMALALGLANQGVRCVILEADDTVCVGSRAACISRRSLEIMERLGVLPAFMAKGLPWTGGRSFYRTSEVFRFEMPHDEHQKLPPMINLEQYYIEQYLLEEIFRRNERAPGLIDIRWGTELTAIAQDEDGVTLDVRNPEGAYRLQGQWLAACDGGQSFVRKALGLALEGTGYEGRYVIIDIELHSEHPTERRAWFDPPWNPGSTVLMHRQPDDIWRIDYQLRAGQSTEEALQPAAVAEFVQRHLDAIGEGHLPWKTVWTSVYRAGAMTLESYRHGRVLFAGNAAHAMPIFGVRGLNSGFDDADNLAWKLAFVARGLSDPALLDSYSQERIAAFHVNAENAMRSTEFMSPPSRGFDLLREAALSLSESHRGIAQLINPRQTQAVRYEDSALSSEGDALPAGPLPGEVVAEQQLEQGHLTDWIGPVFTLLVLQPKADAVPLPGDEVAQACRGAVPFAVRTIASPGVEGADAHAGLSVFEALGATDGAVYLLRPDGHVAARWQRLPRGALLDALARAAVATKEFAA
- a CDS encoding Bug family tripartite tricarboxylate transporter substrate binding protein, which codes for MNRRTLLATLASGAAVAATPFARAQDYPSQMIKWVVPYPAGGGTDVIARTLAEAMRQTLGQQIVVDNRPGASTNIGADLVAKSKPDGYTVLSADNAVLAFNEHLFTKLPFNPEKDFTYIGAIGKFPLALVVHPDFPAKNFKEFLAYVKANPGKVNYASPGNGSPHHLAMEMFKVRTGTFITHIPYRGAAPAMADVMGGQVPCMFLDLASGLSIMQANKVRVLAIGSGARSKLLPNVPTLTEVGVPNTEVFAFQGVLGPAGLPLAVVAKLNGDLNRAFGTPAVQKRFDDFGMEAMPGTPAQFAALSRAESQRWGPIIKQAGVKLD
- a CDS encoding toxin-antitoxin system YwqK family antitoxin, with the protein product MNLLRRAAPSRLAAFARARVVAPRIAAAALCFFAAGAAHAALDCELNGRSINLSDASSIAGKTGLVRCKERETGEIQREQQLQNGVFMGLARFYEKGKLAKEHALNANGNIHGLAREFAPNGQVVREAVYDDGRERGLVRSFYPSGQLRRVTFYPDVGTDRAFVEFTERGQMSALRCAEKPMLAPAADDAGLCGFTGGPSQVELFDERGILRSRLSYLAGKRVRSQNFYDNGKPSVQDEIVGTQRTERQFSSEGVKRRETVWRMLERSAVRQREQEFSEKGALIRDQRWNLAGEPISDDSYYLNGQLRSKSVYRGAGDSRTVEITEYYDSGQRAAHGRFLVVGRGRQVPIGKHQRFSEKGTLLAESSFDAKGRVTRERSWDESGVLERDDQVFDEKK
- a CDS encoding VOC family protein, whose amino-acid sequence is MQSIFHLAFHVRDLEAARGFYGNVLGCAEGRSTDTWVDFDFFGHQISLHLGEPFATTRTGRVGDTMVPMPHFGIVLALPDWEALAQRLKAANTDFVLAPQVRFEGQPGEQWTMFFCDPFGNPIEVKGFRSLAALYDK